Genomic window (bacterium):
AAGTCCCACACCAGCTCCGGGTTGACGAACGGCGTTATAAAGCCGCCGCTGGCCGCGTCCACGTGGAGCGGGACGTCCCAGCCCTTCTTCTTTTTTATCTCCACCAGAAGGTCGTTGACCTTCTCGATGGGGTCGGCCTCGCCGGTGAAGGTCGTGCCCAGTATCGCGCCCACGCAGATGGTATTCTCGTCGACGCGCTCCTCCACCCCCGCCTCGTTTATAGTGAAGCGGTTGGGCTCCATCGGTATGATGCGCGGCTCGACGTCGAAGTACTTGGCGAACTTGTCCCAGCTCACGTGGACGTCGGCGCCGAAGACGATGTTGGGCTTGTCGCAGGGTTCTCCCTTATCCTGGCGCCGCTTCCGCCAGGTCCACTTGTGCGCCAATACGCCCAACATAATGGCCTCGGAGGACCCGACGGTGGCCGTGCCGGCGAAGGTGGTCTCCTCCGGCGCGTTATACAAACGCGCCAGCATGTTCACGACGCGCTCGTGGATGACCTCGGTCTGGGGATACTCGAAGTGGTCGATGTAGTTCTTGCCGATGTTTTCCATTATGAGCTTGTCGGCTTCGGGTTCCATCCAGGTAGTGACGAAGGTCGCGAGGTTGAGCGCCGGGTTGCCGTCGAGGGTGAGCTCGTCGTGGACCAGCTCGTACGCGGCGTTGGCCGGCATCCCCTCCTCCGGGACCTCGTACTTCGGCACGCCCTCTTCGAAGTACCGGGTGCTGTACGTGCTGGCGTGGCCCCTCCTCGAGACGTCTAGTTGCAAGATATCGACCTTTTTCGATAACATGACGTACCTCCTTGTGTTACGGTACGTTCCGGCAAAGCCCACGTTGGGACGCCGCGGCCGCTCGGCAGCGAGTTTGCCTTCGTAGTAGCCGGTCATGCGAGTACGGTTAACCGAGACCTTACTCGCCGCCCAACTCGTTGGCCCGGTCGAAGCACTCGAGCGCTTCTTCGGCGCGCCCCAACGCGTTGAGTACTTCTCCCTTGCCGCGCCAGGCCGCGGCGTAGTCGCGCTTCACCTCCAGCGCGCGGTCGTACGCGGCGAGGGCCCCCTCGTAGTCGCCGGCGCCGACGAGGACGTTCGCCTTGTTGTACCAGGCCTGCGGCGAGTCGGGCTTGAGCGCCGCGGCGCGCTCGAAGCACGCGAGCGCCTCCTCCCACCGCTCCAGCTTCGCCAGCGCGGCGCCCTTGTTGTTCCACGCGTCTACCAACTCGGCGTCGAACTCGAGCGCGCGGCCGTAGCACGCGACAGCCTCCTCGTATTCGCCGGCGCGGTTATGCGCGGCGGCCTTGGCCGCCCAGGCGCCCGCGAACCCGGGGTCGAGCGCCAGCGCGCGGTCGTAGTCGCCGGCGGCGACGAGGATGCGGGCGTAATTGCCTTTAATAGTCTCGTCGTCGGGCCGCAACTCGCGGGCGCGGCCGTAGCACTCGGCCGCGACGCCGTATTCCCCGAGCGCCGCGTGGGCCCGGCCCTTGTTGTTCCAGGCGGCGGCGTCCTCCGGCTCGAGCTCGACGGCCTTCGCCAGCGCGTCGGCCGCACCGGCCCAGTCCTCCGACTTCAGCAGC
Coding sequences:
- a CDS encoding glutamate decarboxylase, yielding MLSKKVDILQLDVSRRGHASTYSTRYFEEGVPKYEVPEEGMPANAAYELVHDELTLDGNPALNLATFVTTWMEPEADKLIMENIGKNYIDHFEYPQTEVIHERVVNMLARLYNAPEETTFAGTATVGSSEAIMLGVLAHKWTWRKRRQDKGEPCDKPNIVFGADVHVSWDKFAKYFDVEPRIIPMEPNRFTINEAGVEERVDENTICVGAILGTTFTGEADPIEKVNDLLVEIKKKKGWDVPLHVDAASGGFITPFVNPELVWDFRLPQVKSINVSGHKYGLVYPGLGWLLFRDHADLPGDLIFYVNYLGDEMPTYTLNFSRGSAMILAQYYNLLRLGRRGYAGIAANVLANARYLAERLAGSGKFEVLNTAKLLPIVTVKLKEPAKYTVFDLSHKLRERGWIVPAYTLPPNAEKIAIMRVVVKENFSRDMADMLYDDVVKACGVLEGAKTEALAPKRSPRRGHFVN
- a CDS encoding tetratricopeptide repeat protein: GKALAALARYGEAAESYRRAIELEPAYAGAWSALGGALLKSEDWAGAADALAKAVELEPEDAAAWNNKGRAHAALGEYGVAAECYGRARELRPDDETIKGNYARILVAAGDYDRALALDPGFAGAWAAKAAAHNRAGEYEEAVACYGRALEFDAELVDAWNNKGAALAKLERWEEALACFERAAALKPDSPQAWYNKANVLVGAGDYEGALAAYDRALEVKRDYAAAWRGKGEVLNALGRAEEALECFDRANELGGE